AGGCGAATGGATTTTACCCCCTCAAGAATGGGCTTGCCCTTCTCGTCAAACCGGGGGAAATAGATAAAGCCGTCACGCTTGCCCTGCAACTTAAAGTTAAAACGCTTATCGTAGTCCACGGGTTTCAGTTTGTTCTTGCCCACCCACAGCGTAAGCTGGTCGCCAAAAGGCGCCATGTGCATGGACGGCCCCCTATTGTCAAACTCAATAAAAATAGGAATGTACTCTTCTAAAGTTAGTGTCTTCAGAAGTTCATATTTATACTGCTCTGCCTCATCAGACGTCCACAGATTCTTATTAGCTTCACTCTGCACCAGGGCCTCTATATATTCTGCGGCATAATAGGTTGCGGTAATCCATACTTCGCTTCCCATATCATCCTTATAATGGTTTGTCTTCGACCATCGCCGCAATATCTTCTCATCGGCAAAGCCTGGTGCCATAATACTCAATATAAGCACGGCAGCACATATACACACAAGGCATTTTTTTAGCTTCACAGAAAGTCCCTCCTCAGGTTCTACACAAGCTGAATGTCATTATACACTGGAAAAGCCCATGAAAAAAGGACCTCCCCACATTACGGAAGGACCCTTAAAAAGTTACTACGGTACGAAGTCTGATAACCCTGTCATCCTTGCCAGGCGTTATCCCGCTGTTTTCGATCTTGTCATAGGCAAGCTCGAAAGAAAGGCCCGGCGTGTAGTAGTATTTAACGCCAAAGGTCCAGTTCTTCATGTTTTCTGCATCAACATAGCGGGCTTTGCCCGCAAAATAGCGGTGGAAGGTCGTCCACTGATTATTCCATTTCCGGGTCAAAAGGACAGAAAATACATTGTCCCACTCTCCCCTATAATAAAGATCAGGAGCACCAGCAAAGTAAAGGGCTGCATTATATGCCGCCGCGCCATAATCATCCCATGGCCCGGATGTCAAAACATAAAAGTACTCATCAAAATTCACGTACTCACGCCAAAGGAAAGTGAACCCAAGGGCATTGTCACCTTCCCAGTCATAGCCCCGGTGGATCATTGGTACATCTATAGAAAGACTCGCAGCAAACGTCGGTGCGACGAAAGCGGCCAATGCGACAACTGCTGCGAGTGCAAAAATCTTTTTCATAGTTGCGCACCCCCCGGTTGTCTTTATACTTGCGGCTAAAAGCTGTCGGCTCTTCTTTTTTACCGCGTACGCTCAACTCAATTACACTCTAAATTATTTAATTTCTTTAATAAAACAAAAACCCTACTTTAATAAGGTACTAAATTATCACTTTTTTTGCAAGTAGAAAATATAAAAAAAGGGTCTCCCGTACGGGAGACCCTTTTGATTAACAAGCAACGTTCTTCAGTTCAATTAGAATGTTACGCGGGTACGAAGTCTGATGACGTTGTCGTCGTTGGCAGCCGCAGTCCGGGTCTGGCTATTTTCGATCTTATCATAGGCAAGCTCGAAAGAAAGAGCTGGTGTGTAGTAGTACTTCACGCCAACGGTCCAGTTGGTTGTATCGTCAAAGCCCGCACCTGTTGCACGAGCGCTTCCGCTCAGGTAGCGCTGGAAGGTTGACCACTTGTCGTTCCATTTCTGGTTCAGGCTTACGAAAAGAATGTTGTCATATGCGCCAAGGCCTGTACCGGTAACTGTACCGTAGTTATCCCACGGGCCATCTGTCCATGCTGCAAAGTTCTCGTCAAAGTCTGTATATTCAACCCAAAGAGAAGTGAAGCCAAGAGCGGCCTGTTTCACATCAAGAATGGCCTGCCATGCTGCTGGGCTATCTTCGCCAGCGGCAACATTGAGATCCTGTTTGTAGTAAGCTCCCTTGAATCCCCAGTCAGAATTAAAGTTGAATCCAAGAGCTGCCCACCAGACTGACTCGTCATCAGCTACATCATAGTCGCGTGCAATGTAGTTTCCAGACATCCAGAAGTTCTCGTTGAAGTTGAACTTCACACGGCCAGCGTACTCATAGTATTCATCTAATGCTGCTGGATCGTCATTACGTGCAACATACATCGCGAAATCGCCCATGCTGAAGGGTCTGCCAAAGTAGAAACCATTGAGAGAACGGTCGGTGAACCAGGCATCGTTGTCTGTATAGAGACCATCGTCGTCTTCCCAGTCGAATGCCCAGAGACCTGCCATCATATTGACGTCCCAGGGAAGGGCCACGTCGATCCAGTAGCGCTGCCAGGAAACGTTTCCTGCGTTGTTTCCAAGACGAGCTGTGAACTTAACTTTATCATCAACCTTTTTGCTCATCCAGATGCGGTAACGGTTCAGGTTGAAGTCTACATCGCTGCGATCTGTGTAAAGGCCGCCTGCCCGATCAGCAAACTTCGCGTCGAAGCGGAATTCGCCCCAGAATTTCCAGCCGCCAAGGTTCTCTTCGAGAACGGCTACTCTGCCGTCGAGTTTGTCGACCTTCACGCCAAGTGCGTCAAGCTCGTCTTTGAACTCAACAACAAGTTTCTTCAGCATCTCAACATCCTGCTTGCTGGCCTTCTCCATGTCAACTACGGCCAATGAGCGGGCTACAAGAGAAGCCATTTCATAACGGGTCATGGGCTGGTTTCCTTTGTAGGAACCATCGGGATAACCGGAAACGACACCGCGAGAAGCAAGCTGGCCTACTGCGTCATAGGCCCAATGGTTCATAGGTACATCCATGAAAGGATTGGCAGCGAACGCCGGTGCGGCGAAAGCAACCAATGCTACTACTGCTACGAGTGCAAGAATCTTTTTCATATTTGTGCAACCCCCTTGGTTGTCTTTATATTTGCGGGATCACACATTCTTATCGGAAGACTAGTGAGAAGTTTCCTCGTTTCCTTCTTTGGTGTCCTCACTCAAGAACTGTGTTTTCTCCGCCCTCAACATCCGCTCCCTCTTTTTGGCTGGGGGTTGTCGGCACCTCCTTTCTTGCCTTCAGAGATTATTACGGATGAATGAAGCTAGTGAACCAAGTCAAATTGTCAAAGGACTCAGTAATTTCGCTGACTATGCTACCGTGAAATCCCTACGATTGGAATAGGCCCTAAGACTCAATTCCATAGTTCTCCCGTTGTAGACTGAATCCGAGAACAGTCCAGAATAACACGGCCGCCTTATATCGGAAGGAGAAGACATCCCCTCCAATACTGTATAAAAGTATTAACAATATTGTAACCCAACAGACAAGAAAAAGCCACCGCCACTTGTCAGCGCCGGTTTTAAAACGCTGAAACCCTTTTTTCAAAGCAACCCCAAATAGATAGAGCATTCCTATAAGGGTTGGAATCCCTCCGTAAATTAACAAGTTTAAATACATATTATGTGCATCAGGGGCTTCCTTTATGTGATTTTCCGGAACGTAGCGTTTTTTCACTTCTTGAAATTCTTCTCGGGATCTGCCCCATCCCCACCCAGTAATCGGTTTTTCCTTCACCATATAATAGGCAACTTGCCATATATCAGACCTGTTTGTGGTTAAATGTGAAATATCATGAAAACTCGTAATTTGTTGAACCTCTTTCGAGAAACGATGAAAAACTTTCTTAAAGGTAGAGTCCGCGGTGACGTGCCCTACTAACGCGACACATATAAAGATAAGAATAAAAAGTGCCGTTATCTTTCTAACCCTTTTACTGTAGTAAAGGAGGAAAAACAAGCTAAAGACACAGGCCATCCAGGCTGCTGTCGTAAAACTTATTATAAGGGCTATAAAAACCAGGATGCTTACAGCAATATAACCAAAGGATTTAATATGGGATTTTTCTACCATGTTGGCGCTGCCTGGATATAAGAGGGCAAAGGGGAAAATAAGGCATACGTAAAGCCCAAGGGAATTGATGTTGGAAAAAACACCTTCACCCAGGGGGTTCTGGGCTATTTTGAAGAAGGAAAAGGCCATGGTAACAATAACGGTCATGTACCAGACATGAACCCATCTATTTACATTTTTCTCTTTTCGCAACACGTAGGCAGCCAACCAGCACGCAAAAACAAACTCCACGAGCATCGAGTAACCGCGGCCCCATAAAGCAAAGTCGTTTTTTGCGAACCAGGTGACAACTCCTCCCCATATGAGAAGGGCTATAAACACAAAGGAAACCGATCTATCAAATACAGCCGGCAGCGATTCTCTTTTAATAGCCTTCAGCGCCAGCCCTATAAACACCAAAAGCCATCCCAGATATCTTGGGACAGGCCCCCAGGGGGACCAGAAAAGAGACCATAAAAAGCCAAATTCAATAATGCGATCTGCAACCATTGCAATGCTCCTTTGAAAGTGTTGTGAAAACTATTTTAAAAGATTGTCACATGCCTGCAAAGCATCTTCCACACTTATATGCCCGAGACATTTAAGACGATTGCCTAAAAGACATTTTTTCCCTTCGTCACATGGCGCACAAGGAAGCTGTGGAAGAAGAACAATATGGCGGTTTCCCCATGGTCCAAATCTATCGGGGAGAGAAGGCCCATATATTGCCACAGTAGGAGTCCCCATAGCGCTTGCCAGGTGGAGGGGGCCTGAATCATTGGTTACAAAAAGGTCGGCCTTTTGCAATATAGCAGCTATTCGAGGCATGGGAACACGCCCAAACAAATTAAGAGTATAGTCTGACGGCAACGACTTGACAATACGAGAAGCAATGGTTTGCTCCTCTTCTGTATATCCCATAATTCCAATGAGGCATTGACGCTTCTCTATAAGCCTTTGAGAAAGCTCTATAACATTTTCAACTGGCCAGCGCTTATGTTCCCGACCGCCAGGATTTGCAATTACGAGCTTTTTTTGAGGAAAAGATAAGAGCGTTTCTTCTGCATACTGTCGTTCTTCTTCTGGAACATAATAGCTCATTGAACGGGAAACGATAGGGACTCCCAGAGCATATATCTTCTGTATAACCCGCTCCGCCTCATGAATCGTTTTCGGCAAAAAGGGCCTTTTCAAGAGAAGAAGAGGAGCGTAACGGGCCCCGATAAAAAGAGGCATAAGGGTTTCACGAAGGTCTACCACAAGGTCAAAATGTCCCTTTCTCATAATACGAAGTGCCCGAAGCCGCCCTTTGAAACCGTAGAACTCAGATGTCGGAGACCAGCGGTCATAGGGAACCAGATCACTCCACATGGGATCATGTTTGAAAACATTGACAACGGTAGGCCCAGCCCAAAGGGTAAAACGCGCCTTTGGCAAATAATGCTTTAGGTTATTAATTCCCGGCATTGAGAGCAACATGTCTCCAATGCATGAAAGACCTATAACCAACACGCGGGAGATGTGAGCAGGGTCTATACGCATATTTTTCTCCTATTTCACTAAGAACTTGTAATAGCCGGCGTACAGGGAAGAAATTCTTTCTACATCGAAGGAAGAAACCTTCTGTTTAGCTTTTTCGAGGATAAGGTTTTTAGTGGCCGTATCTGCATCCAAAACCTGAGCCAGAGTGATTTTCATGGAGGCGGCGCTGTCTTGCGGAACCAGCCAGCCCTCTGCGGAGTGGGTTATCATGTCGAGCGGACCTCCCATATGAGTGGCAACACAAAGCAACCCTGATGCCATGGCTTCCAAAAGGGATAGGCCAAAGGGCTCTGGCAAACGAGACGGCAACACATATACATCTGCGGCCCAGAAATAGGGGCGAATATCATCGACAAAGCCCAAAAAGATTATTCGCGGATTTGAACCAGCGAGGTTCTTCAGCTTTTCTTCTTCTTCACCAGTACCTGCCAACAACAACCATGTATCTTCACGATCAAGTTTTTTAAAGGCTTCGATCAGAACATCAAAACCCTTCCAATCAACAAATCGCCCCGCCCCGATAATGATCTTGTCTTCTGGGACTATAGCATACTTGCCCCTGACTGTTTGGGGGTTAAAGCCAGGAGGTCTGTGATAATAATGAGCATCTATGGCATTAGGAATGACATCAATCTTTTGCGAATCCATGCCGCTCTCTATGGCTTGCTCTTTGATATAAGAAGAAATAGCAATGGTTCTATCTACAAAGCGAAAATACTTGCTTTTCGGTCTTGAATCTATGGTGCCCACCACAGGGATTCCAAGTTTTTTCCCCCAATATCCGCCTATGACAGCGGCGGAAAAAAGACGGGTATGGATAAGGTCGGGAGAAAGCCGCTTCAAAAGCTGCCCAAACCCCTGGCACACCCATGGAGCCCAGGAAACAACGGGCTTGTAGGGAAAAACGGGGATTCCTCTTTCCTGAAACTGAGCTGACAGTGTTCCCTGCCCGGGACAAAGCACTACGTTATCAATGCCCTTTGATTGCATGCCTAGTATAAGTTGAATCCAGGGGATAGCCCACGATAAGTTCCCTTCGTTGACGTAGTGCAATACCCTCATACAAATCACTCCCGCGCAGACTTAAAAAATAATCTTACGATAAAAGCTTGCTACACGCTCAGCCATTTCTTTTTCACCTGATATTTTTTCTTGAAAAAAATGTTGCCTTGTCTCTCGCGATTTAAGTATCTCAAGGAGGCCGTTTTTCCATAGTTCCACCTTACCAGGGGGAATCAGCTCTTCAGGATTTTTACATAGTTCCCTCACGGGAGGGAGGTCTGAAGCAAGAACAGGCACTCCCATTTGAATGCCCCTCATTAACGTTAGCCCCATACCTTCAGACAGTGACGGAAAAAGCAGGCACGAACATTGCGCCATCCATTTATCCGGGTTGTTTTGAAAACCATAAAAAGACACACGCTCTGAAAGATGGTTTTCGTGACAAAAAGTCTCAAGCTCTTCTCTCTGAGGGCCGTCTCCCACGACGTTCAGGCGCCAATCGTGGAATGAGCAATCTTTTAAGGCCTCCATTATTATATGAAGTCCCTTTATCTTTGTCAGACGGCCGATAAACAAAAATAAGAACGGGGTCGATTGAAGACTCCCCTTCCATTGGTTTTGAAGGGGCGGCATCCCGTTAAAAATAACGACTCTTTTTTGAGGCAAGTAATGATCCAGATAGTCTTGAACCCAGTTGCTGATCGAAATAGCTCCCAAAGCTTTTTTAAAAGGGGCGATACCCATATTTTTTGAATAAGTGGAATGGGCGGTAATAATGAATGGAATTCCGGAAAGGCGGCTGGCCCACCACGCGATCCACGCGGGAACTCTGGAATGGGCGTGAATGAGCTCCCAGCCTTCCCTCTTGATCCGCATTGCTATTTTAATCGCTGCGTATATGACTGTTAGAGGATTTTTCTGATACACGGGAAGTGCCCAGTGTTCCACATTTTCAAGTTTCTCCTGAAGTTTTCCACCGCCGGAAACAACTAGAACGGTGTGCCCCATTTTTGACAATTCGTTTGAAAGGCCAAGAACATGGCGCTCCACTCCCCCCTCTATAAATTCTGGAAGGAGCTGAATGATTTTCATTCTTTCCACCTCTCTATAATCCATAAAGCCGCCCGTCTGGCTTCATTAAAATCTTTAATCCCCTTAAGGCCTTCGCCGCTTTCCAGAAACTGTGGGGAATACTCAACAAGACATCCCTTTTTTTTAAAGGCATCGAAAAGAGTGTTAAAGCGAGGAATTCCCCATAAATAAAAGGGGCTCGCCACCTGTTGAAGAATTCCCTTAATGCCCTTGCGATGCTCAACCCCCATCAATATAACACGATGTCCCGCCGTAATAGCTTCAGATACCATGGAAACGGAGTCCTCTGTGCAAAACACCCTGTTGCACAACCCCATCATCCCAGGCACGGGGTTAAGGGGGTTTTGGGACGCGAGAAGCAGCATTTTAACGTGAGGCTGGTTCGCCGCCATATGAACAAGGGCGTCTTCAGCGTCTTGGGCAGTGCGCCGGGAAGTGGTTATGTACAGATCCGCCCCCTTGGCCGCTGAAGCGCTGACAATAGGTTTCACATTTTCTTCAACCCATCGTCCGCTAATACGATAGTTCCCATCGTCTCCGCCAATGAGCAGGGCCCATCGATCCTGTGATTCTTGTGGATACAGCGTGGCTAGCTCTTCTGCGGCCTGCTTTAGCTTTTCAGGGAAAATAGAGTTCGGCGCCCCAAGGGTTGGCAGTACGTTTTGTATGTCTTTCGGCCTGTCATGTAAAGGCACAATGGCAAAATCGAAGGGGTTTGAGCCAATAAATGATGGCGTCATGAGGGCGCAGCTCTTCGCCGCCAAATAAGAGGAAAGAGCGAGGTTAAAGGCAGCCGTGCCGCTTCCAGCAGAGATAAAAAGCACTTCATGGGGTTCTGCACTATGTCGAGTTAAAAGAGTCTGACACTGCTCCATCAATTGCGTGGCGCCAGTCTTTGCCAGCCAATCTTCAAGGCTCTTTTTGTCCATGGACGGAAGATGCCGCCCCTTGAGTTTAAGAAGGCAAAGTTTTCGAAATCCAGATACTTTGGGAACCTCCAATTCTTCTACAATCGTCCCCGTTTCCTGGGCCAGCCAGCCCGCAATGCCCCTACTCTGAAAGAGATGGCCCCGTATTCCGTCGCTTAAGATGACGACCAGCCCTGGCCCGCCCTTCATATTTTTCATCTATTCCTTTGAGCAGCCAATGATACGGCGAACGGCATCGAGGTCTTCGGGGGTATCCACACTGGGACCACGATGGGTCACAGCCGTTTCCACCACTTTCATAGAGTAGCCATGCTCAAGGATCTTGAGCTGTTCTAAAGATTCCGCCGTAGAAAGAGGCGTAGCCTCAAGCTCCACATATTTCATAAGAAAATCTTTGCGATAGCCGTATATCCCTATGTGCTCGTACACTGGAAGGGCTGTTTCAACCCTCATATAGGGGATGGGAGAACGGCTGAAATAGAGTGCGAAGTCCCGACGGTCTTTCACCACTTTAACCACATTGGGGTTTGAAAGACTCGCCTTATCGAGAATGGGGGCGCAAAGGGTCGCGGAGACAACGTCCTCATTCTCTGTGAGAGCATGGATCACCTCATCGATCATGCGTGGGTCGAGGAGGGGTTCATCGCCCTGAATGTTGATGACGTAATCCACATTCATCTTTTCTGCCACCTCAGCCGCCCGGCTTGTTCCGTTGGGATGTTTTTCTGAAGTTAGAACGGCATTGCCATTGAAGGCCTGTACGGCTTTGATGATCCGTTCGTCATCAGTGGCTACTATCAAGGCTCCAAGAGAAGAACTGGACGCCTTCTCATAAACATGCTGTATAAGAGGTTTGCCGCAAATATCGGCAAGGGGTTTTCCCGGAAGACGGGTTGATCCGTACCGAGCAGGTATTACGCCTAGTATATTCATAGCTTTATACGATGCTCCTTCGCTTTTTGTAGTAATTTATCACGGTCAAGGAAGGAAATCTCCCTGACTATCCACTCTCTCATGGCTTTGCCATCCTCAGTTTCCTGGGAGTAGCTCATAAAGTCAAGTTTAACATTCAGTTCCTGAGCCACACGCCAGGCCATGACAGGCCACACCTGACCAATATCGCCAATGATGGGGATGCTTCCCTCGTGCCTGGCAAAGGCCGACATTTCCATACGGAAAGGGATTTTAGAGATCTTTGTTTTGGGCAATCCCTTGTTAATGGCCTCTTGTATCATGGCGCTTTGTTTCTGCAGATCCTGGGCTTTGCGAAGGTTTTCATCAAGATCGATGCGAATGAGTTTCTTGTCCCTAAGGCTGTAGGTATGAAGGCCTTTCCACCACGACCAGATGCCATGGCCAGTGTAGCATTCGAAAGGCCCATCGTGGATTTCCTGGGTAAGGGCCACTGCCGATTCGATGATCACATCGGCCTCATCAAGCATTCTGGCCACTCTCTGTGACCGTTCAAAAACAGAAATACTGTCGCCAATAGCCATGCCCACATGGCCGCTTCCTATCATCTGAGGAATGCTGACGAGAACAGGCAACCCCTTTTCAGCGCCAATTCCGATCATGGTGCGCCGGTCGGCTCCCCATCCGGCAACAACTTCGAAGGGAAGGCCATAGACCTTGCATATGCTCAATATTTCCGCAGCCAGCATTTCGTTGCGCAACCCCATAGGATAAGCCATGTTGCCTGCCGCTTTCAAAACAATGCGGCCATCTATTTCTTCGCCCCGTTTAAGCAGTTCTTCGTCAAGAACCATTTCGCGCCGTAGGGTGTTCATTTCCTGGGGAGTAAGCTGGGTAAATTCGAATACGTTTCCCCGAGGCATATACTTTTCATCAAATCCGAACTCCGTCCCGCTGCTCATTTTTACCTTATCGAGAGCACCTGCCATTTCGTGCCCCACAACGGCCGAGCTGGTGGTTACTCCGTCAATGATCCCTTTATCCATAAGCTCTGCTATGAGGGTGGTGACACCTTCGTGAATGTTAGGGCCGCTGCCTGTGGCTACCATTATTTTGCCGCCCTTTTTCTTCACTGCCGTCATTATTTTTACAGCTTCGTCCAGACTGGCTTTTGATCTTTCGTCTAATTCCTGATAAAAGGAATTTAAAAGCTTTTCATTTATTTTCATCAACCCATCACCTCACGTATTTCTTTCCAGGATAAGGATGCCGCTCCCCCCACTCCTTCAAAATACTGTGCCGCTCCCTGTTTTACTCTTTCCCTCATAGAGGGAGAGAGGCTTTTCTGCCACCATTCAGCCATTTCTTCCGCATTTCGCACAGTTACTGCCCCATGGTGTGCTGCCAGACCTGCTGCCGCTTCGGGAAAATCTTCCATATTCGGACCATGACAGACCGGTATGCCGAAGACTGCGGCCTCCATAAGGTTCTGCCCCCCTTTAGGAACCAGGCTTCCTCCCACGAAGGCACTGTCAGCAACACCGTAGAGGTCGAAGAGAACCCCTATTTTATCGACTATAAGGATGTCCCATCCATTTTTTACAGCAGAGAGGCGCTCCGCCTTGGCAATTTTCTGAGCTGAAGCAGTGACGGCCTCGGCCCGTTCGGGATGGCGTGGAACTATGATGAGCCGGGCCTCTGGTATTTGCTTTTTGACCTGTGAATAGGCCTCAAGGACAATTTCATCTTCTCCTGTATGGGTGCTGCCGGCTAAAAAAACCGGTTTTCGGCGGCCAATAAGTTTATTAGCCCAGCTGAAGTCCGCACTTTTTTGCCTCAATCTGAGAGCGTCAACTTTGCAGTCTCCCGTCACTGCGATTTTCTCTGGCTCCAGCCCTAAAGAAAGCAGATATTCCTCATCTTTATCTGAGCGAACCATAAGGCGGGTAAAGCATGAAAAAATATTCCGCCAGAAATCCGGGTGGTTTTTTCCCTTTAACGATGTCGTTTCTGAAAACCGGCCATTCACAAGAAATGCCGGAATTTGCCGTTTTACCAGCTCTTTGAGCAAATTGGGCCAAATCTCAGTTTCTATAACCACATAGGCTTTGGGCTGTATGGCGTCAAGAGCGCGAGCCACGATCCACGGAGTATCCCAGGGGTAATAGATATGGGCGTCAAATAGTTCTGATACCAGCTGATGGGCCATATCTTTTCCTGTAACGGTTGTCGTAGACAACACTACAGGAAGATCCGGAACATCTTCGTGGGCCGCAAGAAGAAGGGGCCAGGCCGATTGAACCTCTCCTACTGAAACGGAATGAACCCAAAGTGGGTTTTTTCTACGAAACAATTGTTTTTTTTCTTCTGTATAAAGAGCTTTCCGCTCATTCAGCCCCGTTTTGTATTTATGCGCCAGCCATGGGTACGCCATGAGATAGGCTGCTGATATGAGGGCCCTGTACGCAGAATAGTTCAGATCAGGCCACCCCCGCTTTAAGCAGTTCGTGAAGGTGAATAATTCCAATGGGCTTGCCTGCCTTCGCAACAATAAGCACTGAAATTTCCCTTTCTTCCATTATATGGACGGCTTCCGCAGCTAAACGGCCAGCTTCCAGCGTGACAGGATTTTTTGTCATGGCACTGGACACATCAGACTCAAGACATTCCACTCCGCACCGCTCAATAAGGCGACGCAAATCGCCATCTGTAAATATTCCGGCAAGTTTTCCCTCTTCGTCAACAATGAGCGTTGCCCCGTATCCCTTGCTCGTCATCTCGAAAAGGGCGTCGCTTACCTTGACATGCTCGATGACCACCGGCAGCTTATCTCCAGATCCCATAACATCTTCGACCTTAGTCAAAAGCCTTCGGCCAAGGGCACCCCCTGGGTGAAAGAGGGCAAAATCATCTTCTTCAAGCCCCCGGAGTTCCGTTACCATGCCTGCAAGGGCATCGCCAATTGCAAGCTGTACAGTGGTGCTGCTCGTCGGGGCCAGATTCAATGGATCCGCTTCCCTGCTGACACTTGAGTTCAAGACTATGTCAGAGTTTTTAGCAAGGGGAGAAGATATTCCGCCAGTGATGGATATAACAGGCGCTCCTAACCGCCTAAAGAAAGGAAGGAGGGCCACCACTTCTTTTGTTTTTCCGCTATTGCTGATAAAAAGGCCAACGTCTTCTCTGCAAACCATGCCGAGGTCGCCATGGGACGCTTCGGCAGCATGAAGAAAGAAAGACGGCGTCCCCAGGGATGCAAGGGTTGCCGCTATTTTTCTGCCGATAAGCCCCGATTTGCCCATGCCTATCACAACAAGACGGCCTTTGCTGCAATGAATAACCCTTGCCGCCTTAACAATTTCCTGGCCCATTTCGTCGGCCACTCGCAACAATTCGCTCGCTTCCTGTTTTAATACATCTCGGCCTATGGAAAGCAGCCGTTCGTCATCGAGATCGATCCCTGCCCGATCTCTGGGAAGACAGACCATTTTCTACGCCTCCTCCGCCCAATCAAGATTTACCTTTTCGATGGTGTTTTCTACAAAATTCCATATTTCTTTTATCTGAAAGAGAAAATACTCAAGTTTTTTAAGGGGGACCATATTGGGTCCGTCACTTTTCGCCTTGTCCGGATCAGGGTGGGTTTCAATAAAGAGGCCGTCAATGCCGATAGCGGCAGCAGCCCTTGCCAGGGGAAGGGCAAAACGCCGGTCTCCGCCGCTGGACGTTCCCTTTCCGCCAGGCATCTGTACGCTATGGGTGGCATCAAAGACAACAGGACATCCAAGACTCCGCATCAAAACAAGAGAACGCATATCCACAACCAGCTGGTTATAGCCCATAGTGGTGCCCCTTTCGCACAACAAGATCTTTTCGTTTCCCGCTTCTCTGCATTTCTCCACAACCTGCTTCATATCTTGGGGGGCCAGGAACTGGGCTTTCTTTATATGAAGGGCGCGCCGGGTCTGGGCGGCAGCTACGAGAAGGTCTGTCTGGCGACAGAGGAAAGCGGGAATCTGCAAGATATCAGCCACCTCTGCCACAGGCTCTGCCTGCCATGACTCATGGATATCGGTCAGTACCGGCACTGAAAGCTTTTCTTTTATCTCTGCCAGCTGGGCAAGGCCTTTTTCAAGGCCTGGACCGCGATAGCTGTGAAT
This region of Aminobacterium colombiense DSM 12261 genomic DNA includes:
- a CDS encoding S-layer homology domain-containing protein produces the protein MKKILALVAVVALVAFAAPAFAANPFMDVPMNHWAYDAVGQLASRGVVSGYPDGSYKGNQPMTRYEMASLVARSLAVVDMEKASKQDVEMLKKLVVEFKDELDALGVKVDKLDGRVAVLEENLGGWKFWGEFRFDAKFADRAGGLYTDRSDVDFNLNRYRIWMSKKVDDKVKFTARLGNNAGNVSWQRYWIDVALPWDVNMMAGLWAFDWEDDDGLYTDNDAWFTDRSLNGFYFGRPFSMGDFAMYVARNDDPAALDEYYEYAGRVKFNFNENFWMSGNYIARDYDVADDESVWWAALGFNFNSDWGFKGAYYKQDLNVAAGEDSPAAWQAILDVKQAALGFTSLWVEYTDFDENFAAWTDGPWDNYGTVTGTGLGAYDNILFVSLNQKWNDKWSTFQRYLSGSARATGAGFDDTTNWTVGVKYYYTPALSFELAYDKIENSQTRTAAANDDNVIRLRTRVTF
- a CDS encoding O-antigen ligase family protein, with protein sequence MVADRIIEFGFLWSLFWSPWGPVPRYLGWLLVFIGLALKAIKRESLPAVFDRSVSFVFIALLIWGGVVTWFAKNDFALWGRGYSMLVEFVFACWLAAYVLRKEKNVNRWVHVWYMTVIVTMAFSFFKIAQNPLGEGVFSNINSLGLYVCLIFPFALLYPGSANMVEKSHIKSFGYIAVSILVFIALIISFTTAAWMACVFSLFFLLYYSKRVRKITALFILIFICVALVGHVTADSTFKKVFHRFSKEVQQITSFHDISHLTTNRSDIWQVAYYMVKEKPITGWGWGRSREEFQEVKKRYVPENHIKEAPDAHNMYLNLLIYGGIPTLIGMLYLFGVALKKGFQRFKTGADKWRWLFLVCWVTILLILLYSIGGDVFSFRYKAAVLFWTVLGFSLQRENYGIES
- a CDS encoding glycosyltransferase family 9 protein translates to MRIDPAHISRVLVIGLSCIGDMLLSMPGINNLKHYLPKARFTLWAGPTVVNVFKHDPMWSDLVPYDRWSPTSEFYGFKGRLRALRIMRKGHFDLVVDLRETLMPLFIGARYAPLLLLKRPFLPKTIHEAERVIQKIYALGVPIVSRSMSYYVPEEERQYAEETLLSFPQKKLVIANPGGREHKRWPVENVIELSQRLIEKRQCLIGIMGYTEEEQTIASRIVKSLPSDYTLNLFGRVPMPRIAAILQKADLFVTNDSGPLHLASAMGTPTVAIYGPSLPDRFGPWGNRHIVLLPQLPCAPCDEGKKCLLGNRLKCLGHISVEDALQACDNLLK
- a CDS encoding glycosyltransferase family 4 protein, yielding MRVLHYVNEGNLSWAIPWIQLILGMQSKGIDNVVLCPGQGTLSAQFQERGIPVFPYKPVVSWAPWVCQGFGQLLKRLSPDLIHTRLFSAAVIGGYWGKKLGIPVVGTIDSRPKSKYFRFVDRTIAISSYIKEQAIESGMDSQKIDVIPNAIDAHYYHRPPGFNPQTVRGKYAIVPEDKIIIGAGRFVDWKGFDVLIEAFKKLDREDTWLLLAGTGEEEEKLKNLAGSNPRIIFLGFVDDIRPYFWAADVYVLPSRLPEPFGLSLLEAMASGLLCVATHMGGPLDMITHSAEGWLVPQDSAASMKITLAQVLDADTATKNLILEKAKQKVSSFDVERISSLYAGYYKFLVK
- a CDS encoding glycosyltransferase family 4 protein, with the translated sequence MKIIQLLPEFIEGGVERHVLGLSNELSKMGHTVLVVSGGGKLQEKLENVEHWALPVYQKNPLTVIYAAIKIAMRIKREGWELIHAHSRVPAWIAWWASRLSGIPFIITAHSTYSKNMGIAPFKKALGAISISNWVQDYLDHYLPQKRVVIFNGMPPLQNQWKGSLQSTPFLFLFIGRLTKIKGLHIIMEALKDCSFHDWRLNVVGDGPQREELETFCHENHLSERVSFYGFQNNPDKWMAQCSCLLFPSLSEGMGLTLMRGIQMGVPVLASDLPPVRELCKNPEELIPPGKVELWKNGLLEILKSRETRQHFFQEKISGEKEMAERVASFYRKIIF
- a CDS encoding mitochondrial fission ELM1 family protein, which gives rise to MKNMKGGPGLVVILSDGIRGHLFQSRGIAGWLAQETGTIVEELEVPKVSGFRKLCLLKLKGRHLPSMDKKSLEDWLAKTGATQLMEQCQTLLTRHSAEPHEVLFISAGSGTAAFNLALSSYLAAKSCALMTPSFIGSNPFDFAIVPLHDRPKDIQNVLPTLGAPNSIFPEKLKQAAEELATLYPQESQDRWALLIGGDDGNYRISGRWVEENVKPIVSASAAKGADLYITTSRRTAQDAEDALVHMAANQPHVKMLLLASQNPLNPVPGMMGLCNRVFCTEDSVSMVSEAITAGHRVILMGVEHRKGIKGILQQVASPFYLWGIPRFNTLFDAFKKKGCLVEYSPQFLESGEGLKGIKDFNEARRAALWIIERWKE